From a region of the Chloroflexota bacterium genome:
- the selD gene encoding selenide, water dikinase SelD, with translation MADREQIRLTELASCAGUAAKMGAGALSSLISSLRLPSSPQLLVGLDVSDDAAVYQLNQQQALVQTVDFFPPIVDDPYSFGAIAAANALSDVYAMGGKPILALAIAGFPRDLDPAIIQAIMQGGADKVAEAGAVLAGGHTIIDNEPKYGLCVTGLIDPALITRKAQAQPGDQLYLTKALGTGIISTASKRQVADPADLAAAIESMLKLNQRAAEHIAALGTIRSATDITGFGLLGHGLELARNSGVGLQINSQALPLLPGAYRYAQAGIMPGGLHTNRAYVEQKIQVNYAEAVDPAHQALLYDPQTSGGLLIAVTAEHANALEQRFAQAGDPLWLIGEVIAQQVIEIV, from the coding sequence ATGGCCGATCGTGAACAAATTCGCCTGACTGAGCTAGCTTCTTGTGCTGGCTGAGCCGCCAAAATGGGAGCAGGTGCTCTCAGCAGTTTAATTAGCAGTTTGCGTTTACCCAGTAGTCCGCAGCTTTTAGTTGGCCTCGATGTCAGCGATGATGCGGCGGTCTATCAACTCAACCAACAGCAAGCGCTTGTGCAAACGGTGGATTTCTTTCCGCCGATTGTTGATGATCCCTATAGTTTTGGGGCGATTGCCGCCGCCAATGCCCTGAGTGATGTTTATGCCATGGGCGGTAAGCCGATTTTGGCTTTGGCAATTGCTGGATTCCCCCGCGATTTAGACCCAGCGATCATTCAGGCGATTATGCAGGGCGGTGCAGATAAAGTGGCCGAAGCCGGAGCCGTGCTAGCTGGCGGCCATACGATCATCGATAATGAGCCAAAATATGGTTTATGCGTAACTGGTTTAATCGATCCAGCCCTAATCACCCGTAAAGCTCAAGCCCAACCAGGCGATCAACTATACCTTACTAAAGCGCTGGGCACAGGTATCATTAGCACCGCCAGCAAGCGCCAAGTTGCTGATCCTGCTGATTTAGCAGCCGCAATCGAGAGCATGCTCAAACTCAATCAACGCGCAGCTGAGCATATCGCGGCGCTGGGCACAATTCGTAGTGCCACCGATATCACTGGGTTTGGTTTGTTGGGCCATGGCTTGGAGCTAGCTCGCAATAGTGGGGTTGGGCTACAGATTAATAGCCAAGCCTTACCGTTGTTACCAGGAGCCTATCGTTACGCCCAAGCCGGAATTATGCCTGGTGGCTTGCATACCAATCGTGCTTATGTCGAGCAAAAAATTCAAGTTAATTACGCTGAAGCAGTTGATCCAGCCCATCAAGCGTTGTTGTACGATCCCCAAACATCAGGCGGCTTGTTGATTGCGGTAACGGCAGAGCATGCCAATGCCCTCGAACAACGTTTTGCCCAAGCTGGCGACCCACTTTGGTTAATTGGCGAGGTAATCGCGCAGCAAGTGATTGAAATTGTTTAG
- a CDS encoding choice-of-anchor B family protein translates to MHTHNGRWSRSLAVGFAVLAAFVLAPIASISAHSNHDHKIYVAPFGKDEGDCSKIWQPCATIDYAISRGTGKGDEIRVAAGDYSYDAKAVGLLLSRQIPVRGGFSARDNFMQQNTKANPTYIAGIPSRYRERLAAIGFARVEDRDGRNTPELERMQIPTELETPSAAQPCTNGMAGIFECNGIDFLGSVPLSSFVVNGNGATDGSNLWGHVDLNTDREYAIIGVNNGTGVVDVTDPTNPVVIGTVPGNNSQWREVKVYQYFNQAQNRWNAYAYLSTESRTQGLQIVDLNHLSDPTPSVSLAATYTADFGSSHTVYIKNVDFSTNVALPGKTAALYMNGVGKNGSRLNSGVFRAFNISNPLTPQIIDSGVPDTNISYTHDDTSMIITDSRTSACAPGHQASCEIMFDFSESSVEIWDITDSAAPFHISSRPYSGSGYTHSGWYSDDKMYVFIQDELDEQNFGHNTRVRTMDIHDLDNPTISATWDGPTRAIDHNGYTIGNKYYMSNYLRGLTILDITNPNSIQEAAFFDTYPGSNSASFDGAWGVYPYLPSGTLMISDISRGLILVREPTSTPDQAIAGLEATNDGPTVVGAATNFEATIQAGTNVTYAWDFGDGTAVMTSTNTTISHTYPNAGNYTVELTASNGTNSQTDTTTVVVQAPPQTEWKIWLPYAIRAE, encoded by the coding sequence ATGCACACACACAATGGACGTTGGTCGCGTTCGTTAGCGGTCGGTTTTGCAGTGTTGGCGGCGTTTGTGTTAGCGCCAATTGCTTCGATTTCGGCCCATAGCAATCATGATCATAAGATTTATGTTGCACCATTTGGCAAAGATGAGGGTGATTGTTCGAAGATTTGGCAGCCCTGTGCGACGATCGATTATGCGATTAGCCGCGGGACTGGCAAGGGTGATGAAATTCGGGTTGCTGCCGGCGATTATAGCTACGATGCCAAGGCGGTTGGCTTATTGCTGAGCCGCCAGATTCCGGTGCGCGGTGGTTTTAGTGCTCGTGATAATTTCATGCAGCAAAATACCAAAGCCAATCCAACCTATATCGCTGGCATTCCTAGCCGCTACCGTGAACGCTTGGCGGCAATTGGTTTTGCACGGGTTGAAGATCGCGATGGTCGTAATACTCCAGAACTTGAGCGAATGCAAATTCCAACCGAATTGGAAACGCCAAGTGCTGCTCAGCCTTGTACCAATGGCATGGCTGGCATTTTTGAGTGTAATGGCATCGACTTCTTGGGGAGCGTGCCGCTCTCAAGTTTTGTGGTTAATGGTAACGGCGCAACCGATGGCAGCAACTTGTGGGGCCACGTCGATCTCAATACCGATCGCGAATATGCGATTATTGGGGTTAACAATGGCACTGGCGTAGTTGATGTGACTGATCCTACCAATCCGGTGGTGATTGGTACTGTGCCAGGTAATAACTCACAATGGCGCGAAGTTAAGGTTTATCAATATTTCAACCAAGCCCAAAATCGTTGGAACGCCTATGCCTACCTTTCAACTGAAAGTCGCACCCAAGGCTTGCAGATTGTCGATCTGAACCACTTGAGTGATCCAACGCCTTCGGTCAGTTTAGCAGCAACCTATACTGCCGATTTTGGCTCATCGCACACTGTCTATATTAAGAATGTTGATTTCAGCACCAACGTGGCGTTGCCTGGCAAAACTGCGGCGTTGTATATGAACGGGGTCGGTAAAAACGGCAGTCGCTTGAATTCAGGGGTGTTTCGCGCCTTTAATATCAGCAATCCGTTGACTCCGCAGATTATTGATAGTGGCGTGCCGGATACCAATATTAGCTACACCCACGACGATACCAGTATGATCATTACTGATTCGCGGACTTCGGCATGTGCGCCTGGCCACCAAGCCTCGTGCGAAATAATGTTTGATTTCAGCGAATCGTCGGTAGAAATTTGGGATATTACCGATTCGGCTGCCCCATTCCACATTAGCTCACGGCCTTATTCGGGCAGTGGTTATACCCACTCTGGCTGGTATAGCGACGATAAAATGTATGTGTTCATCCAAGATGAATTGGATGAACAAAATTTTGGCCACAACACTCGTGTGCGCACGATGGATATTCATGATCTGGATAATCCAACCATCAGCGCGACGTGGGATGGCCCAACCCGTGCGATCGACCATAATGGCTACACGATTGGCAACAAATATTATATGTCGAACTATTTGCGTGGTTTGACGATTCTTGACATAACCAATCCAAATAGCATCCAAGAAGCCGCCTTCTTTGATACCTACCCAGGCAGCAATTCAGCTAGTTTCGATGGGGCTTGGGGGGTTTATCCCTACTTGCCAAGCGGCACCTTGATGATCAGCGATATTTCACGCGGCTTGATTTTGGTACGCGAACCAACCAGCACCCCTGATCAAGCGATTGCTGGCTTGGAAGCAACCAACGATGGCCCAACCGTTGTTGGTGCAGCTACCAATTTTGAGGCTACGATTCAGGCTGGTACGAATGTAACCTATGCGTGGGATTTTGGTGATGGTACTGCTGTGATGACCTCAACCAATACCACGATTAGTCATACCTATCCAAACGCTGGGAATTATACGGTTGAGTTAACCGCCAGCAATGGCACCAATTCGCAAACGGATACAACAACCGTGGTGGTGCAAGCGCCGCCACAAACCGAATGGAAAATTTGGCTGCCCTACGCGATTCGGGCGGAATAA
- the rocF gene encoding arginase — MLIDLIGVPLDLGAGRRGVDMGPSAIRYAGLRSQLEELGHTVIDRGNLTASIAETLPVGDLTLRYFEPIRDTLIQLANEVDQSCSQGHVPVVLGGDHSLGLGSVSGAAHNRDIGVLWIDAHGDFNIPSTSPSGNIHGMPLAALCGYGDERLIHLSGQRLANSMINPHRVALVAVRDLDPEERQLLTEAGVQVFATEYIDRYGMYETMVRAISVANQARDGFYVSFDLDVLDPAVAPGVGTPVPGGLTYREAHLAAELIAESGRMIGLDIVEVNPILDDRNCTATVAVEIALSALGKRVWHKQHPRTAL; from the coding sequence GTGCTAATCGATCTTATCGGTGTCCCGCTCGATTTGGGTGCAGGGCGGCGTGGCGTGGACATGGGGCCAAGTGCAATTCGTTATGCAGGCTTACGTTCACAATTAGAGGAGCTTGGTCATACCGTGATTGATCGGGGCAATCTCACGGCGAGCATCGCCGAAACGCTGCCTGTCGGCGACTTAACGTTGCGCTATTTCGAGCCAATTCGCGATACCTTGATTCAATTAGCCAACGAGGTTGATCAGTCGTGTAGCCAAGGCCATGTGCCAGTGGTACTCGGTGGCGACCATAGTTTAGGCTTAGGTTCGGTTAGTGGAGCCGCCCACAATCGTGATATTGGCGTGCTCTGGATCGATGCCCATGGCGATTTTAATATTCCCAGCACCTCGCCTTCGGGCAATATTCATGGCATGCCCTTGGCAGCGCTGTGTGGCTATGGCGACGAACGCTTGATCCATTTGAGCGGTCAGCGCTTAGCAAACTCAATGATCAACCCGCATCGCGTGGCGTTGGTTGCGGTGCGCGACCTTGACCCCGAGGAGCGCCAGTTGCTCACCGAAGCTGGCGTGCAAGTCTTTGCCACTGAATATATCGATCGTTATGGCATGTATGAAACCATGGTACGGGCGATCAGCGTTGCCAACCAAGCTCGCGATGGTTTTTATGTTAGCTTCGATCTCGATGTGCTTGATCCTGCGGTTGCGCCTGGAGTTGGCACACCTGTACCTGGCGGATTAACCTATCGCGAAGCCCATCTGGCCGCCGAATTGATCGCCGAATCGGGGCGCATGATTGGCTTGGATATTGTCGAAGTCAACCCAATTCTTGACGATCGCAATTGCACTGCGACGGTTGCGGTTGAAATTGCACTCTCAGCGCTTGGCAAACGGGTTTGGCACAAACAGCATCCACGCACTGCCCTCTAA
- a CDS encoding metallophosphoesterase — protein sequence MVRKLGFWGLRISVWLAGMGLLGGLFGWNLAWVKEWQWLAEQTGWRFWLAQWLFRALLCLPLVFGLLLLLHPLWLGRRVLAATKADLVVAASPNAETLSRRRFMFEAGLLGGLVGYSSVIEPFNPEIVELELPIVNLPSRFEGFKIVQLSDLHVCAYTPAAEVARAVALINQLDADIVAITGDFVDRHVKFADDATVPLRQLQAREGIFSVLGNHDYYTGDIDRMIWAIKRADLGLLINQQTVIRRGADRLNLVGLDDPKHDDGDGWSYSSINPARAFANLRSDDPCITLLHNPIFAPSVVKSYGPQVILAGHTHGGQIWVPILTESAVRSRDHFVAGRYQLANSQIYVNRGWGFTGPPLRFGKRPEISVVRLTSGQGLGTKV from the coding sequence GTGGTGCGTAAGCTTGGATTTTGGGGTCTGAGAATCAGCGTTTGGCTGGCTGGGATGGGCTTGCTAGGTGGCCTGTTTGGCTGGAATTTGGCGTGGGTCAAAGAGTGGCAGTGGCTGGCTGAGCAAACTGGCTGGCGTTTTTGGCTGGCCCAGTGGCTATTTCGGGCATTGCTCTGTCTGCCCTTAGTGTTTGGCTTGCTGTTGTTGCTGCATCCCTTGTGGCTTGGCCGCCGCGTACTTGCTGCAACTAAAGCTGATTTAGTTGTTGCAGCCTCTCCCAATGCAGAAACATTAAGTCGGCGGCGTTTTATGTTTGAAGCTGGCTTATTGGGCGGTTTGGTTGGGTATAGCAGTGTGATCGAGCCATTTAACCCAGAAATTGTTGAGCTTGAGTTGCCGATTGTCAATTTACCAAGCCGTTTCGAGGGCTTTAAAATTGTCCAATTAAGCGATTTGCATGTTTGTGCTTATACTCCCGCCGCTGAGGTAGCCCGCGCTGTAGCATTAATTAACCAGCTTGATGCCGATATTGTAGCAATCACTGGTGATTTTGTTGATCGGCATGTGAAATTTGCTGATGATGCAACTGTGCCCCTGCGCCAATTGCAAGCGCGTGAGGGCATTTTTTCGGTGCTCGGCAACCACGATTACTATACGGGCGATATTGATCGCATGATTTGGGCAATTAAACGGGCAGATCTTGGGCTGTTGATCAATCAGCAAACCGTTATTCGTCGTGGCGCTGATCGGTTGAATTTGGTGGGCTTAGATGACCCCAAACATGATGATGGTGATGGCTGGAGCTATAGCAGCATTAATCCGGCCCGCGCATTTGCCAATCTACGATCTGACGATCCCTGTATTACGCTATTGCATAACCCAATTTTTGCGCCAAGCGTGGTAAAGTCGTATGGGCCGCAGGTGATTTTGGCTGGGCATACCCATGGTGGCCAGATTTGGGTGCCAATCTTAACTGAAAGCGCTGTGCGTTCGCGTGATCATTTTGTGGCTGGACGCTATCAACTTGCCAACAGCCAAATCTATGTCAATCGTGGTTGGGGGTTTACTGGGCCGCCGTTGCGTTTTGGCAAACGCCCTGAAATTAGTGTGGTGCGTTTAACAAGCGGGCAGGGGCTAGGAACTAAAGTTTAA
- a CDS encoding PQQ-dependent sugar dehydrogenase, whose product MIKRQFHARVVVMLVIFSLLAGGLLFQPTIHDAAAQTRSTVQYSYNPERQHVHSGSISFFRQTIFNSSSALTGASLFDSPTGMIFGPDGRLYVGQFNGRIFAITLNPTNHQATAVQVIETIYNYPNTNDDGSPATGVNGRQLVGILFDPASTPSNMILYVSHSDPRYGYNSDTTSQKINTRSGTISKLVSTNNFATSTDIIKGLPRSRENHSTNSIVWGPDGWMYISSSSNTNNGAPSAHFSNLAEYYLSAAILRANVRDAGFPSAGIDVKNVNNAAALAPFAGQFEMYATGYRNVYDFIWLNNKFYANVNGGNDGYGDTPSAAQCPGGVEINPRYLPDTLKIVTQGSYGGHPNPARGECVLNNGNAQGLPTPPNYNPPALTYDFRPSTNGITAYISNAFGGALQGNLIVATYGQNQDVSRVQLDANGNPTGIQTLAKFNQPLDVVTDAKGVIYVAEFGSDAITILEPEDLPNCPPPPPYSSMVDSDNDGYSDFDEDQNATNLCSRASVPNDFDGDMISDLTDPDDDNDGILDVNDQLYFDAANGNNTKLPVEFNWNPGDAPLGKVANTGFTGVQITNGVTRTDEAKIAVGAAGGFTNIITTEGTNAGSINTQANALHIGFDPHRNFRVETRITEMFLGRTPEGDQAAGLFFGPNQDNYVKLVATANLNGDGTSGDTGLQFAMEVAGNLQINPTNNNPSMVLPGVSNIDLRLDGNPAAQTMTAYYKTDGGNWTAIGTINVPLWFFNTGTPAGILATNHGTPNTISFIFDFFRLSYRDIVARINGGDRDWTTNDGAAWSPDTSANRPYSTGGGTYVLIPGVSCPQIYNVTRDFDRLYCSERNTSGSAVQYTIPVSSTGTYAVRLHFAELYWGTNGRPGPNQRKFNVQLEGTTVLTNFDIFSETGATFRPITKTFTTNITDGAVNISLPTGQPGNVDQGKISAIEVWGPILNIANVTPTVTPSPTATNTPSPTATNTPTNTNTPTITNTPTNTNTPSPTSTGTVTATFTPTNTATPSNTPTNTPTETVTPSATATQGTATYRIWLPYTVKN is encoded by the coding sequence ATGATCAAACGACAGTTTCATGCGCGTGTGGTTGTGATGTTAGTAATCTTCAGTCTGTTGGCTGGTGGATTGCTATTTCAACCAACAATCCATGATGCAGCCGCCCAAACGCGCTCAACAGTTCAATATAGTTATAATCCTGAGCGGCAACATGTGCATTCTGGGAGCATTAGTTTTTTTCGCCAAACGATTTTTAATTCAAGTTCGGCATTAACTGGTGCTTCGTTGTTCGATAGCCCAACTGGGATGATCTTCGGCCCTGATGGGCGTTTGTATGTCGGCCAGTTTAATGGGCGAATTTTTGCGATTACGCTCAACCCAACCAACCATCAAGCTACCGCCGTTCAGGTGATCGAAACAATCTACAATTATCCTAATACCAACGACGACGGTTCGCCTGCAACTGGGGTGAATGGTCGTCAGTTGGTGGGGATTTTGTTTGATCCGGCTTCAACGCCATCAAATATGATTTTGTATGTTTCGCATAGCGACCCACGCTATGGCTACAATAGCGACACAACCTCGCAAAAAATCAACACTCGCTCAGGCACAATTAGCAAATTAGTCAGCACCAATAATTTTGCAACCTCGACCGATATTATTAAGGGTTTGCCGCGCTCACGCGAAAACCACAGCACCAATAGCATTGTTTGGGGTCCAGATGGTTGGATGTATATCTCGTCGTCGAGCAATACCAACAATGGTGCGCCAAGTGCTCACTTTAGCAATTTGGCCGAATATTATCTCTCGGCAGCAATTTTGCGGGCCAATGTGCGCGATGCTGGCTTTCCATCAGCAGGCATCGATGTCAAAAATGTCAATAATGCGGCTGCTTTAGCTCCATTTGCTGGCCAATTTGAGATGTATGCGACTGGCTATCGCAATGTTTATGATTTTATTTGGCTGAATAATAAGTTCTATGCCAATGTTAATGGTGGCAATGATGGCTATGGCGATACGCCGAGCGCCGCTCAATGCCCTGGTGGGGTGGAAATTAACCCACGCTATTTGCCCGATACCCTGAAAATTGTGACCCAAGGTTCGTATGGTGGCCATCCAAACCCAGCCCGTGGCGAATGTGTGTTGAACAACGGTAATGCCCAAGGTTTGCCAACGCCACCAAACTACAATCCACCAGCCTTGACCTATGATTTCCGACCATCCACCAATGGGATTACGGCGTATATCAGTAATGCCTTTGGTGGTGCGTTGCAAGGCAATTTGATTGTCGCAACCTATGGTCAAAATCAAGATGTCAGTCGCGTTCAGCTTGATGCCAATGGCAACCCAACTGGCATCCAAACCTTGGCGAAGTTTAACCAACCGCTTGATGTGGTGACCGATGCCAAGGGTGTGATTTATGTGGCCGAATTTGGCAGCGATGCAATTACCATCCTTGAGCCAGAAGATTTGCCCAACTGTCCGCCGCCGCCGCCCTATTCGAGCATGGTTGATAGCGATAATGATGGCTACTCCGATTTTGATGAAGATCAGAACGCAACCAATTTGTGTAGCCGCGCCAGCGTACCCAACGATTTCGATGGCGACATGATTTCCGATTTGACTGATCCTGACGATGATAACGATGGCATTCTTGATGTCAACGATCAGCTGTATTTTGATGCAGCGAATGGCAACAACACCAAATTGCCCGTTGAATTCAATTGGAATCCTGGTGATGCACCCTTAGGCAAAGTTGCCAATACGGGCTTTACTGGGGTGCAAATTACCAACGGAGTTACGCGAACTGATGAGGCCAAGATTGCCGTTGGCGCTGCTGGTGGCTTTACCAATATCATCACCACCGAAGGCACGAATGCTGGCTCGATCAATACCCAAGCCAACGCTTTGCACATTGGCTTTGATCCCCATCGTAATTTTCGGGTTGAAACGCGAATTACCGAAATGTTTCTTGGGCGCACGCCTGAGGGCGATCAAGCGGCGGGCTTGTTCTTCGGCCCCAACCAAGATAACTACGTGAAATTGGTAGCGACGGCCAATTTGAATGGCGATGGCACAAGTGGCGACACAGGGTTGCAATTTGCCATGGAAGTGGCCGGAAATCTGCAAATCAATCCAACCAATAATAATCCAAGCATGGTATTGCCAGGTGTGAGCAATATCGACCTGCGCTTAGACGGTAATCCTGCTGCGCAGACCATGACCGCCTATTATAAAACTGATGGCGGCAACTGGACTGCAATTGGCACGATCAATGTGCCTTTGTGGTTCTTCAATACCGGAACACCAGCAGGAATTTTGGCAACCAATCATGGAACACCAAATACCATCTCATTTATTTTCGATTTCTTCCGTTTGAGCTATCGCGATATTGTGGCGCGAATCAACGGCGGTGATCGTGATTGGACGACCAACGATGGAGCTGCTTGGAGTCCTGATACAAGTGCCAACCGTCCATATTCAACTGGCGGCGGCACCTATGTCTTGATTCCAGGCGTTTCGTGTCCCCAAATCTACAACGTGACTCGTGACTTTGATCGATTGTACTGCTCTGAACGCAACACCAGCGGCTCAGCGGTGCAATACACGATTCCGGTCAGCAGCACTGGGACGTATGCTGTGCGTTTACACTTTGCCGAACTCTATTGGGGCACGAATGGCCGACCTGGGCCGAACCAGCGTAAATTCAATGTTCAGCTTGAAGGCACGACTGTGTTGACCAATTTCGATATTTTCAGCGAAACTGGCGCAACCTTCCGGCCAATCACCAAGACCTTTACTACCAATATTACTGATGGTGCGGTCAATATTAGTTTGCCCACGGGCCAGCCCGGCAATGTGGATCAAGGCAAGATTTCGGCGATTGAGGTTTGGGGGCCAATTCTCAATATTGCCAACGTCACGCCAACCGTTACGCCATCGCCGACGGCTACGAATACACCATCGCCGACGGCAACCAACACACCAACTAATACCAATACGCCAACAATCACGAATACACCAACTAATACCAATACGCCATCGCCAACATCGACTGGCACGGTGACGGCGACCTTTACACCGACCAACACGGCTACGCCAAGTAATACACCGACCAACACGCCAACCGAAACTGTAACGCCGAGCGCTACGGCAACCCAAGGCACAGCGACCTATCGCATTTGGCTACCGTACACCGTCAAAAACTAA
- a CDS encoding aminoglycoside phosphotransferase family protein, translating to MQIDPLLAQAIEADSGFELGQVEFIGAGWFAQAYRFCSQAKQYVVRISKHYHDFLKDVYAYHHWGQQLPIPAILAHGQFADGWAYAISPHIVGQTIASLNVAELNHIQPALFQSLYQLHQQDLRASTGWGLANHHGQGRYTTWAEEILDIGNYKFDFDWHAWIKRNDQTGALLRQGYRVMEQLLSTISTECYLIHRDFGFDNVLCQPPTIVAVLDWAEFGYGDWVYDLAQQSCYGQAEIYLQPWLKFAQQHDLIPDNFEKRLHCYWLRMNLTDLIVSQLRNDWHWQREIVAELRWLIENPVVVRLNQ from the coding sequence ATGCAGATTGATCCACTATTAGCGCAGGCGATTGAGGCTGATTCAGGCTTTGAATTGGGCCAAGTGGAGTTTATCGGGGCAGGTTGGTTTGCCCAAGCCTATCGATTTTGCAGCCAAGCCAAGCAATATGTGGTGCGGATTAGCAAGCATTACCACGATTTTTTAAAGGATGTTTATGCCTATCACCATTGGGGCCAACAGCTGCCAATTCCAGCAATTCTAGCGCATGGTCAATTTGCCGATGGCTGGGCCTACGCGATTAGCCCGCATATTGTAGGCCAAACGATCGCCTCACTCAACGTCGCAGAACTGAATCATATCCAGCCAGCATTATTTCAAAGCTTATATCAACTGCATCAACAGGATCTGAGGGCGAGCACTGGTTGGGGCTTGGCTAATCATCACGGTCAAGGTCGCTACACTACTTGGGCAGAAGAAATTTTAGATATTGGCAACTACAAATTTGATTTTGATTGGCACGCTTGGATCAAGCGTAACGATCAAACAGGGGCATTGCTACGGCAAGGCTATCGGGTAATGGAGCAATTGTTGAGCACAATCAGCACTGAGTGTTATTTAATTCATCGTGATTTTGGCTTTGATAATGTGCTATGTCAGCCACCAACGATTGTGGCGGTGCTTGATTGGGCCGAGTTTGGCTATGGCGATTGGGTCTATGATCTTGCCCAGCAAAGTTGTTATGGTCAAGCTGAAATCTATTTACAGCCATGGCTCAAATTCGCCCAACAACACGATTTAATTCCTGATAATTTTGAAAAACGTTTGCACTGCTATTGGCTGCGCATGAATTTGACCGATTTGATTGTCTCGCAGTTGCGCAACGATTGGCATTGGCAGCGCGAAATTGTGGCAGAATTACGCTGGTTGATTGAAAATCCTGTGGTAGTGAGGTTGAATCAATGA
- a CDS encoding DUF262 domain-containing protein: MLDNTEDLDLDHSDLTDDTDEENGLPQGGFQGYNLSSQAAIYGLSNDIEEEEEDDDDLIITPFNPSQIRIDFKPMTVDLLISRMKNNEIDMQPAFQRQAGLWTREAQSRLIESILIRIPLPAFYMDATNEDRWIIVDGLQRLTTLYNFILAKNHHPEHQLKLKGLEFLNTINDKGFDDLPRNFQRRIMETQVLIYQIAPGTPEEVKFNIFKRINTGGLPLSPQEIRHALHQGRATELLKRMAEFPEFKQATTNSVPTSRMSDREFVLRFIAFHLVPPEKYNRNEFADFDSFLSNAMATLNKLDSEALANFETQFRRAMRAAKAIFDKDAFRKRYKANASRGMINKSLFESWSVNLSTCSDDQIKVLVRRKNLLMQKFISLLNNDREFDKAISQGTGDTNKVNIRFRRIAHLIQEVLK, encoded by the coding sequence ATGCTTGATAATACTGAAGATCTAGATCTAGATCATAGTGATTTAACCGACGATACCGATGAGGAAAATGGTTTGCCTCAAGGGGGCTTTCAAGGCTATAATTTATCGTCGCAAGCAGCTATATATGGCTTAAGCAACGATATTGAGGAAGAAGAAGAAGACGATGATGATCTGATTATCACTCCCTTCAATCCCAGCCAAATTCGAATTGACTTTAAACCAATGACCGTTGATCTCTTAATTTCACGTATGAAAAATAATGAGATCGATATGCAACCAGCTTTTCAGCGCCAAGCGGGCTTATGGACGCGCGAAGCCCAAAGTCGATTGATCGAATCAATTTTAATTCGGATTCCGTTGCCTGCATTTTATATGGATGCCACCAATGAAGACCGTTGGATTATCGTCGATGGTCTACAACGATTAACAACGCTTTATAATTTTATTCTGGCCAAAAATCATCATCCAGAACACCAATTAAAACTTAAAGGTTTAGAATTTCTCAATACAATTAATGATAAAGGATTTGATGATTTACCTCGAAATTTCCAGCGTCGGATTATGGAAACCCAAGTACTAATTTATCAAATTGCTCCAGGCACACCAGAGGAAGTTAAATTCAATATCTTCAAGCGGATTAATACTGGTGGTTTGCCACTTTCGCCGCAAGAAATTCGCCATGCCTTGCATCAAGGTCGGGCAACCGAGTTGCTTAAACGTATGGCTGAATTTCCTGAGTTTAAGCAAGCTACCACTAATTCCGTGCCAACCTCACGCATGAGCGACCGTGAATTTGTTTTACGCTTTATTGCCTTTCATCTCGTGCCACCTGAAAAATATAATCGCAATGAATTTGCCGATTTTGATAGCTTTTTAAGTAATGCGATGGCCACACTCAATAAACTTGATTCTGAGGCCTTAGCTAATTTCGAAACCCAGTTTCGACGGGCAATGCGTGCCGCCAAAGCAATCTTCGATAAAGATGCCTTTCGAAAACGCTACAAAGCCAATGCTTCACGCGGTATGATCAACAAATCGCTGTTTGAATCATGGTCGGTGAATTTAAGCACTTGTAGCGATGATCAAATAAAAGTCCTTGTACGAAGGAAAAATCTATTAATGCAAAAATTCATTTCATTGTTGAATAATGATCGTGAATTTGATAAAGCAATCTCACAAGGCACTGGCGATACAAACAAGGTTAATATCCGTTTCCGCCGAATTGCTCACCTTATTCAAGAGGTATTAAAATGA